A window of Primulina tabacum isolate GXHZ01 chromosome 4, ASM2559414v2, whole genome shotgun sequence contains these coding sequences:
- the LOC142541678 gene encoding protein LATERAL BRANCHING OXIDOREDUCTASE 1-like, whose translation MAPMQISDIKVGHIDDVQELKKAKSPHIPERFIRDSTERPKLDKTSPPSCNNIPVIDFSKLCGGNKDDFCSEIFKIKISCEEWGFFQVINHEIDLELLEKIEKVAMEFFMMPLEEKKKYPMNPGSVQGYGQAFVFSENQKLDWCNMFALGLEPHYLRNPKLWPTKPSDFSETVEVYSREIRKLCKNLLKYIAVSLECNEDVFEEMFGVAVQAVRMNYYPACPRPDLVLGLSPHSDGSALTVLQQGKGSSVGLQILKDNTWIPVQPVPNALVINIGDTIEVLTNGKYKSVEHRAITHMENDRLSIVTFYAPSYEIELGPMQELIDDTNLCKYRRYNHGEYSKHYVTNKLQGKKTLEFAKIN comes from the exons ATGGCTCCAATGCAAATTTCTGATATCAAAGTAGGTCACATTGATGATGTTCAAGAGTTGAAAAAGGCAAAATCTCCTCATATTCCTGAAAGATTTATCCGGGATTCGACCGAAAGGCCGAAACTAGATAAAACCAGTCCTCCTTCGTGCAACAACATTCCTGTAATTGATTTCTCAAAGCTTTGTGGTGGAAACAAAGATGACTTCTGCAGTGAAATTTTTAAGATCAAGATTTCTTGTGAGGAGTGGGGTTTTTTCCAG GTGATAAACCATGAAATTGATTTAGAATTGCTGGAAAAAATAGAAAAGGTGGCAATGGAATTCTTCATGATGCCTTTGGAAGAGAAGAAGAAGTATCCAATGAATCCGGGGTCTGTTCAAGGATATGGACAGGcttttgttttctcagaaaacCAGAAACTAGACTGGTGTAATATGTTTGCTCTTGGATTGGAGCCTCACTACCTACGAAACCCAAAATTATGGCCCACCAAACCATCTGATTTCAG TGAAACTGTGGAGGTATACTCGAGAGAAATTAGAAAACTTTGTAAGAACTTGCTCAAGTACATAGCCGTTAGTCTCGAATGCAATGAAGACGTGTTCGAGGAGATGTTCGGCGTGGCTGTGCAAGCAGTGAGGATGAATTACTATCCAGCATGCCCCAGACCAGATCTTGTATTAGGACTAAGCCCACACTCTGATGGAAGTGCACTCACAGTTTTACAACAGGGAAAGGGCAGCTCAGTTGGCCTACAAATATTAAAAGACAATACATGGATCCCAGTTCAGCCTGTTCCAAATGCTTTGGTCATCAATATTGGTGACACTATTGAG GTGCTAACGAATGGGAAATACAAAAGCGTGGAACATCGAGCTATCACTCACATGGAAAATGATAGACTCTCAATTGTTACATTCTATGCTCCTAGCTATGAAATAGAACTTGGGCCGATGCAAGAACTGATAGATGACACCAATCTTTGCAAGTACAGAAGGTACAACCATGGAGAGTACAGCAAACACTACGTCACCAACAAGCTTCAAGGCAAAAAAACATTGGAATTTGCCAAGATTAATTAG
- the LOC142543359 gene encoding cysteine-tryptophan domain-containing zinc finger protein 3-like, whose translation MGSWASGPGMIQAPELEEGEACYYKDDRRTDPDITLSYIGDRVQSLLGHFQKDFEGGVSAENLGAKYGGYGSFLPMHQRSPLVLSQPKSPRKVQNSRGPRFPDNCLQEGFSPNSTQLSDAPATLRNVFSSSPGIFPSQNFKVSTKDSSIKENTFDSSHKDAEAFTGKAELPPSKSDNPTEQRTLKVRLKLGSEMVAQYNAEIHSLGLTSPSSSTEYCPEESAGIKLEYGETPYVSPANILQIMTSFLVSGGSLLSPLCEDFLSLGRDAESSARREYKINSGSSAISLGFENKDIIKGKRAKSSDNFENFEKSENECIPDLNDSKKKTSGNETLGCRLQPLNGLNSRPLSDAVCSTNEPLKEAVRPPDVVRGSEMDVPPDNVRAFEKDVPLKKRKGSKDRLNGRSVSSDLVENASLGCTATQSYSKYDQKESRCSDGLKFGEDLTRVSQNDISVNYGQDSRNRVKSYSDVSDGESVKVAMNKFSLKVGMKVKSGEHDNLGLSLDVNKLSVDKNPKATQNSVKLASKSADILRDGGCAAPKVKNSGKKTNLVNPKQKDVLDTSIEHMDNPKCLLERPSGDRSKNSNPDAAKEETGCTDKFKGKSCNKTYADKSSSETHVIEPSAEAIPFKEGMITGTEGTVVDPVLIQEDWVGCDRCEKWRLLPYGTKSNQLPEKWICSMLNWLPGMNSCDVGEDVTTNAVRASLSVPIPENHYNAQAHADTSMPVVASVGAHHFTPNHQNFTSDKVAYQAKRRSLKESSNTVSMSYLAPPNSVQKKFQGHSMNSTKLKEVNQPFAGPEATKECEVQHPKMSAIGIGKLNKRKDENMGEDFVNLRKKIKKESFQHIQGTVKMIKSKDALNVDKFQVSTRNLDWLDHNLNSDLPHKESVKEEKKLSLRKDSSFREKGSLHIHVKKQKDQIQDLPDGQFFNINASSRKEVSIKKKKFMDCDNREYREVAQQSIKKEEKDIDFQREQKSRVSQIDDEFKRSKGGDSSKRKVSNARVILSRGNEKSTNSVKEKEQSKNIKVKLPQSKNLKLKLPLTKEDIDELRKDLGCVSMAATSSCSKISDSRKNGVGFMDQVKGSPEESVSSSPVRTPYLNQALPVTSESAGKVGSRVNEFSAMGSGKKSLGVNRNSDLGIKRKGKTTGVRNVESFKNTAGFRESIAVEIPCGEHISSGNQPREFLETPLVDNKSGILEQCGQCPPRLLVNCIHRKEEMSMDLSKAFSPQQSSGKRKRTHGERLAEKVSDPSTGSEILDLKEKLKEEIDVDDNYHVQSEVLSNVKHSFSDESSIKSVHHGKSAALETSFVNENVFILPLSTALKEAQDALKKAEQLKSHADLIKNSGFGSESNYEYLKAALKFLHGASLLEACNGESIKDWKTNLMQVYGTAAKLCETCAYEYDKSCELAAAALAYKCVEVAYLKIVCCKSSGTHRIWRDLQSSLQMLPQGESPSSSVSDIDNFNNLVVAERAASSKGNDSHALNHVMVPRNRSNLARLLDFTKDVNSAMEAAKKSLDMYKAAYVKFEESQNKEAIASVKRVIDFSFHDVKELINSVWLAFDAINRQAPCRTRE comes from the exons ATGGGGAGTTGGGCAAGTGGGCCTGGAATGATCCAAGCGCCAGAGCTTGAAGAAGGAGAGGCTTGCTACTACAAGGACGATAGAAGAACGGACCCTGACATTACTCTCTCTTACATT GGAGACAGGGTTCAAAGTTTACTTGGCCATTTTCAGAAAGATTTTGAGGGAGGGGTTTCGGCGGAAAATTTGG GGGCAAAATATGGTGGATATGGTTCATTTTTGCCCATGCACCAGCGTTCTCCTTTAGTACTGTCGCAACCAAAATCCCCCCGCAAGGTTCAAAATTCCCGCGGGCCTAGATTTCCTGATAATTGCCTTCAAGAG GGTTTTTCCCCTAATTCTACCCAGCTAAGTGATGCGCCTGCCACTCTAAGGAATGTCTTTTCTTCTTCCCCCGGTATTTTTCCGTCCCAAAACTTTAAAGTTTCCACTAAGGATTCGTCAATCAAAGAAAACACATTTGATTCTTCTCATAAAGATGCTGAGGCTTTTACTGGAAAAGCTGAACTTCCTCCAAGTAAGTCAGACAATCCAACAGAGCAGAGAACACTGAAGGTTCGTCTTAAATTGGGTTCAGAGATGGTGGCACAATATAATGCTGAAATACACAGTCTCGGGCTTACATCTCCATCTTCGTCCACTGAATATTGTCCTGAGGAGAGTGCCGGAATAAAGCTTGAATATGGTGAGACTCCTTATGTATCTCCTGCAAATATTCTTCAG ATAATGACTTCGTTCCTAGTTTCTGGTGGTTCTCTTCTTTCACCTCTCTGTGAAGATTTTCTGAGCTTAGGCAGAGATGCAGAATCTTCTGCAAGAAGGGAGTACAAGATTAACTCTGGGAGTTCTGCCATCTCCCTTGGATTTGAGAACAAAGATATTATAAAGGGGAAAAGAGCAAAATCTTCTGATaactttgaaaattttgagaagTCTGAAAACGAGTGTATACCAGATCTGAATGATTCAAAGAAGAAGACTTCAGGAAATGAGACCCTGGGATGCAGACTTCAGCCTCTCAATGGCTTGAACTCAAGACCTTTATCTGATGCAGTCTGCAGCACTAATGAGCCTCTGAAAGAAGCTGTTAGGCCACCTGACGTTGTTAGGGGCTCTGAGATGGATGTCCCACCTGATAATGTTAGGGCCTTTGAGAAGGATGTCCCACTGAAGAAGAGGAAAGGAAGTAAAGATAGGTTGAATGGAAGATCAGTGTCAAGTGATTTAGTCGAGAATGCTTCATTAGGCTGTACAGCAACCCAAAGTTATAGTAAGTATGATCAGAAAGAATCCAGATGTAGTGATGGACTCAAGTTTGGTGAAGATCTAACAAGAGTTTCTCAGAATGATATTTCAGTTAATTATGGGCAGGATAGCAGGAACAGAGTGAAATCTTACTCTGATGTTTCTGATGGTGAAAGTGTTAAAGTAGCCATGAATAAGTTCAGCTTGAAAGTTGGTATGAAAGTTAAATCTGGTGAACACGATAATTTAGGGTTATCTCTTGATGTAAATAAGTTATCTGTTGATAAAAATCCAAAAGCCACTCAAAATAGTGTGAAGTTGGCATCAAAATCTGCTGATATTTTGAGGGATGGTGGTTGTGCAGCACCGAAAGTCAAGAACAGTGGAAAGAAAACGAATTTGGTGAATCCCAAGCAGAAAGATGTGCTAGATACCAGTATTGAACATATGGATAACCCTAAATGTTTACTGGAAAGGCCTTCTGGTGACAGGTCAAAGAACTCTAATCCTGATGCTGCGAAGGAAGAGACTGGGTGTACTGATAAATTTAAGGGgaaatcatgtaataaaacaTACGCAGACAAGAGTTCTTCTGAAACTCATGTGATTGAGCCTTCTGCTGAAGCCATACCTTTTAAGGAAGGAATGATCACTGGGACAGAGGGGACAGTGGTGGATCCTGTATTAATACAGGAAGATTGGGTTGGCTGTGATCGTTGTGAGAAATGGCGTCTTCTACCATATGGTACAAAGTCTAATCAACTGCCGGAGAAGTGGATTTGCAGCATGCTTAACTGGCT TCCAGGAATGAACAGTTGTGACGTTGGTGAAGACGTTACTACAAATGCCGTCCGTGCTTCATTATCAGTTCCTATCCCCGAAAACCACTATAATGCTCAAGCACATGCTGACACATCCATGCCTGTAGTGGCTTCAGTTGGTGCTCATCATTTTACTCCCAACCACCAGAACTTTACTTCTGATAAAGTGGCTTATCAAGCTAAGAGGCGAAGTTTGAAAGAAAGTTCAAACACTGTTAGCATGAGCTATCTGGCCCCGCCTAATAGTGTTCAAAAGAAGTTCCAAGGCCATTCCATGAATAGCAcgaagttgaaggaggtgaaccAGCCTTTTGCAGGACCAGAGGCAACTAAAGAATGCGAAGTACAACATCCAAAAATGTCAGCAATTGGCATAGGCAAATTGAACAAAAGAAAAGATGAGAATATGGGTGAAG attttgtaaacctgagaaaaaaaatcaagaaagaaTCTTTTCAACATATTCAAGGGACGGTGAAAATGATTAAAAGTAAGGATGCTCTAAATGTGGACAAGTTCCAGGTTTCCACTAGAAACCTGGATTGGCTTGACCACaatttgaattctgatttaCCCCATAAGGAATCTGTAAAGGAGGAGAAGAAATTAAGTTTACGAAAAGATTCAAGCTTTAGAGAAAAAGGTAGTCTTCATATTCATGTGAAGAAACAGAAAGACCAGATACAGGATTTACCAGATGGTCAGTTTTTTAACATAAATGCAAGTAGTAGAAAAGAAGTATCtataaagaagaaaaaattcATGGATTGTGACAACAGAGAGTATCGAGAAGTGGCACAGCAATCGATAAAAAAGGAGGAGAAGGATATTGATTTTCAGAGAGAACAAAAATCCAGAGTGTCTCAGATTGATGATGAGTTCAAAAGAAGCAAGGGTGGTGACTCATCAAAAAGAAAGGTTTCTAACGCTAGAGTTATTTTGTCAAGAGGTAATGAAAAATCAACTAACAGTGTTAAGGAAAAAGAACAGTCAAAGAATATTAAAGTGAAGTTACCACAGTCAAAGAATCTTAAGTTGAAGTTACCACTGACCAAGGAGGATATAGATGAGCTGAGAAAGGATTTGGGGTGTGTTTCGATGGCTGCCACTTCAAGCTGCTCCAAGATTTCTGACTCCCGTAAAAATGGAGTTGGTTTTATGGACCAGGTCAAAGGCTCACCGGAGGAGTCAGTTTCCTCATCTCCTGTGAGGACGCCCTATCTGAATCAGGCCTTACCAGTTACATCGGAGAGTGCAGGTAAAGTTGGTTCTAGAGTAAATGAATTTTCTGCAATGGGGAGTGGGAAGAAATCTTTGGGCGTGAATAGAAATTCTGACTTGGGGATAAAGCGGAAAGGGAAAACCACTGGCGTCCGTAACGTTGAATCCTTCAAAAACACCGCTGGTTTTCGAGAAAGTATTGCCGTGGAAATACCTTGTGGTGAACATATATCAAGTGGCAACCAACCTCGTGAATTTTTAGAGACTCCTTTGGTTGATAACAAAAGCGGTATCTTGGAACAATGTGGCCAATGTCCCCCCAGATTACTTGTTAATTGCATTCATAGAAAGGAGGAAATGAGCATGGACTTATCCAAAGCATTTTCACCTCAACAGAGCTCTGGAAAGAGGAAGAGAACACATGGTGAGAGGTTGGCAGAGAAGGTTTCTGATCCATCTACTGGTTCAGAAATTTTGGATTTAAAGGAAAAACTGAAAGAAGAGATAGATGTTGATGACAACTATCATGTGCAGTCTGAAGTGTTGAGTAATGTGAAACATTCATTCTCAGATGAGTCTAGCATAAAATCTGTTCATCACGGAAAATCTGCTGCTCTAGAAACAAGCTTTGTGAATGAAAATGTCTTCATTCTTCCTCTCTCTACTGCCTTAAAAGAAGCTCAAGATGCTTTGAAAAAAGCTGAACAACTTAAATCTCATGCCGATCTGATCAAG AACTCTGGTTTTGGCTCTGAAAGTAACTATGAATACTTAAAAGCTGCTCTTAAGTTTCTTCATGGCGCTTCACTTTTAGAGGCCTGCAATGGTGAAAGCATAAAAGATTGGAAGACTAATCTTATGCAAGTCTATGGTACTGCTGCCAAACTTTGCGA AACCTGTGCCTATGAATACGATAAAAGCTGTGAACTGGCTGCTGCTGCTTTGGCCTATAAATGTGTCGAAGTGGcttatctgaagatagtatgcTGCAAAAGCAGTGGTACACACCGAATTTGGCGCGATTTGCAATCAAGTCTGCAGATGCTTCCTCAAG GTGAATCTCCATCATCTTCAGTATCTGACATTGATAACTTCAACAATTTAGTGGTGGCTGAGCGGGCCGCTTCATCTAAGGGCAATGATTCTCATGCATTGAATCATGTTATGGTTCCCCGCAACCGCTCGAACCTTGCTCGGCTGCTTGACTTT ACGAAAGATGTAAATTCTGCTATGGAAGCTGCCAAAAAGTCGCTAGATATGTATAAAGCGGCTTATGTTAAGTTTGAGGAGTCACAGAATAAAGAGGCCATTGCTTCTGTCAAGAGAGTCATTGACTTCAGCTTCCATGATGTCAAGGAGCTTATAAATTCTGTGTGGCTTGCATTTGATGCCATAAACCGCCAAGCTCCCTGTCGCACCAGAGAATAA